ATCGGAAAAGTTAGGGCAGATTGACTCCGTATCCAGAGTGGATAGCAGATGAAGCTCATTGGATCTTCTTATGGCCCAAATCAACAGGACATTCTTTGGTAAGCATGGTTTCCCTTGATTTGTAAGATGGAGTATGTCACTCAAGACAGCCAAAAAGGGAGATATCCCACTGCCTCCAGCTACCAGAATGAGATTCTCATATCTACAAGAGCAAATAATTCAAGTATCAATCCGCTAAAAAGAGGGGAGAAAAGTTACAAAGAGATGGAACTTACGGTCCTGATGGTAAAAACCAATTCAATTGGATACAATCTTAAAATACTTCCTAATCTAGAagcactaattttttttatgaaggatGAGAAGGGTCCAACTTTGCCTAGTTTTACTCATCACCGATGGTTTCATGCGTTATAGTTTTCTCGCCCTTATTCACGAAGATGTACTAGCAGATCATAAGACATACGTCAGATGGTAAGGGATTTCATGCCCATAAGGCCCCTCGATAGAGACTGTTATCCTGGAACGAGATTGGCTACGGAGTCCGTTTTCTCCTTCTGTGCCAGGCATATGCAAgaccttgctcttcaagttggAGGTCCATTCCCCTAAGACCTTTATGAGGACAGAGATGTGTTTCCTTCCAGCCAAAGGACTAGAAGAAACACTGAAAGGATGCCATTGAAGCCATGACAATTCCCGAATCTGAAGGAAGATGAAACTCAGGGCAGTGTACCGCAGATCTGCATCACCAAGAGAATACAGACTCAAATAGTAGAACATTCTCCTAATGGGTACAAGGAACTAAAAAACGATCCacagatgaagaaaatgagaattttAGTACTTGCTGGCTTTGAGAAGACCAATTCTACACTTCCGCCAGGGAGGCACGTCACGGATATAACATCCACTGTCCTTCGCGATTGGCAGAATCTGAGAAACCGGTCAATCACGAAGAGGAAAATCCCCCCAGCAGTTATACTGAAGATAAAATCTCCGACATGCAGAGCCAGAAAGATGACGAAGACAGCATAGAGTTGGTGTGTATAGAAGAACAACtcaaatttcttcttcctcaccagAGGCAACGTAGTCACCCACATCAGTAGACCAGCCAAAAGGCTGATAACCCCAGGTAGAACGGCGATACCTTCATCTGCCCACTGCAGTATCTGAAGAAGACATTCTGAGTCATGGACTAACAACTTCAGCATAATCAAGTCCGATTATATTTGATTACGGAAATTTTAAATGGAAATTACCAGAGACACTGATCACTTATTAAGATACATCTTATAGAAGAGTCATACATTTGTGCGTGCATTCTCATCTCGTGTTCTGTCTTGACTAGCACTTACGATGCTCAGATCCTTATACAGGAAACGAAAAGAATGACAAAGATAGAGCTAattggagagaggaaaagataacCATATAAGCAAAAGCAAATTGCTAGGGCTCACTTCATCTAGCAGTTGACCTTCCATCGCCCATGCAATTACGAAGCATAGCCCATGGAGAGTGAAGAAAGACATTGTGAGATGTCCAAGCCAGACATGATACCGGGTTGCTTGCTCAAAGGGGATATCTATGATACTAAGAAGGACAGATCCTCGAGAAATTGGGAGGAAGAGAAACGCCAAGAAGTATATCCCGATGGAACCAAAGCGAAGTCCCGTGAGTATAAGCATCAAATTCCTGCAAAGAACAATAAGGTACCCAGTGGAACGGCCTTATTTACTAAGAATCGAGAAGACGCATACCACAATAACACTGGAGATTTAAGCTAGCACAAGGAATACCATTTCCCTTCAGAAGATAATGAGACCTGTGATAACACGTTGAGATTCTGCATGGTGTAAGCATATAAAGCCCAAATAGCGAACACAACAAAGAGGCAAATCCCAATGAACTCAGCTGCTGAGACAACTCCAAATGGTCCGTCAACCAGGATGGGAAATGTCCGCAATCGAATCCTTGGGTATTTGCTAGTCGTCTTCCTGAAATCTCGTGTTCAATGGCAATGTATGAGGAAGTGAATTTGTTCAGTGAAAAATGCGGGGACAAAAAATGGACAGTGACTAGAGGTTCAACATACAATTGGAGCTCTTTCTTCCCATCAACCATAAGACTTGCTATGGCAAGAAACGCAATGACGAGAATCGGAGCGCTACACAACAACAAGAAGCTCCCTGCCGGGTGGTTCAAGCACCAATAAGACGACAATCATAGCTAGCAGGCCGAGTTCAGGATCGAGGAGAGATAAAAATAGCCGAACCTGTAACTCCGAATACGTTTCCCATGGTCGCTCTGGTCCAACTCTCTACGAACTGAGTCCCAGCATctgaggggaaaagaaagaaaactgcaACCCAGAAACCGAGGACGAGCCACATGGCGACACCAAGAACCCATTTGATGAACGCAGTGGCAAAGACGGAATGAGGCGGATTCCCATTCTCGGCATCGGTAAGGTTCTGCAGCAGAGGCTCACCAGCAGAGTGGTCATCGGCCATGGAAAGTTGATGCGGCGATGGAGAGTATTCACGGGGGATTCAAGGACACCTTCAGATTATCCGGGACCGTAGAACTTTGAGTGATTCGGCCTTGCACTGCAAATATCAGTCAGGAAGACAAGTAGAATCCAAGCCACTCACGTCACAATCTTAGTATTCCCTCTCAGCACCTACTCTGCCAGTGCACTCGGGATGTTGACATTACACAGCTAGAACTCTTTACAAATGAAGAGTCTGTACTCAATGCTCTTCACGAGATAAAAATCACGTCTTTGCCTTTACTGGTGTCCGATCAAACACTTTCAAACCAAGCCCACATAAAAATCGGGTCCGGCCATGTTTATCCATCGCTGGTTATCCAGGACGAAGGGTACTCTGCAGAGAAGTCAGGGCGGTCCCCTGTTTCTCTTGTTTTTATGCCCGGAAACAGAAATTCGTATCGTCCTTGTTTTTTATGGTCGTCGTCACCGAGTCAATTCATGGCCACATGCAGGTCCTTGTTTTTGATGGTCGTCGTCACCGAGTCAATTCATGGCCACATGCAGTTACGATCGTGCCAGCAAACAATTACTGATCGACAACGATGACCACTGTGCATCAACGGTAAGGTTCAGCAGCAGAGGCTCACCGGCAGAGTGGTCATCGGCCATGGAAAGTTGATGCGGCGATGGAGGGTATTCACACGGGGATTCAAGGACACCTTCAGATTATCCGGGACCGTAGAACTTTGAGTGATTCGGCCTTGCACTGCAAATATCAGTCAGGAAGACAAGTAGAATCCAAGCCACTCACGTCACAATCTTAGTATTCCCTCTCAGCACCTACTCTGCCAGCGCACTCGGGATGTCGACATTACACAGCTAGAACTCTTTACAAATGAAGAGTCTGTACTCAATGCTCTTCACGAGATAAAAATCACGTCTTTGCCTTTACTGGTGTCCGATCAAACACTTTCAAACCAAGCCCACATAAAAATCGGGTCCGGCCATGTTTTATCCATCGCTGATTATCCAGGACGAAGGGTACTCTGCAGAGAAGTCAGGGTGGTCCCCTGGTTCTCCTgtttttattcccggaaacgAAAATTCGCATCGTCCTTGTCTTTTATGGTCGTCGTCACCGAGTCAATTCATGGCCACATGCAGTTACGATCGTGCCGGCAAACAATTACTGATCGACAACGATGACCACCGTGCATCACCTGGAGTGGCCGAGGAGTAGTCCCTGTTTTCTTACTCTCCCCATGAGCTTGGATAGAAACAAAAGTTTCCAGTCGCTCTTGCCCACGTGTATTTTGTGTACTCAACTGCTTTGATAGTCGAAACGTCACCACAGTCCTCCTCACATCAGCAGCTCTTCATCGTCCTTCCTCCAGAGCTAAGAGACGGACCGGGCCAGACCGACCGTCCTCAGCTACTCCTATTGAAACCTGTGCTGGATTATGTGAATTGCTTAAACATTATATATTAAGTATGCTATGAGTTAATAAATAGAATGCATACAACAAGATCGAGCTTTTActtaggggtgtcaaaaaccgTACCGAAAAGTTTGGTTTTTTCAGCTTGGTTCTTATTCAATTCGGATAATATTGAAAATCGAAACTTTTTTAAtcagttcggtttttatcgATTCAgttaaccaaaccaaaccgataaaatctaaatttttaatccaCTCTTTTCTtgatgtttctatttttttctttttaagtttctTTATCTTTGTTTCCTCTGGCCGATCGTTCAACCTTCGATGACAAGCCAAAGGCCACGACCAACAAGGGTTGGCCTTACCGACCTTAGGCGAAGTGGCCCTCACTAGGATCTGGCAAGGGGCAACCTCACTGGCCTcaagcaaggctcgccctcgccaagTCCAGTGTGGTAGAACCTCACCAGAGGCCAATGAGGGTTGACCTCGCGGGCCTTAGGTGGGTCACCCCCATCGGGATCGGCAAGGAGCGACCTCGCCTGAGGCTAGCGAGGCCAACCCTTGTCGGTCGTGGCCTTTGGTTGGTTGCCGAAGGTTGGGCAATCGCCaaaggacaaaaagagaaagagaagaaaagaaaaaaagaagtttaaaatttataaaaaaaaaaaaaaagtaaaaaccgaACCGAGCCAAATCAAATCGGATTTCAGTTTGGTTCAGTAAATTTTCTTATTGGTTAGATTCAAttcgattttccaaaaaaaccaaaccaaaccgaaccacTTACACCCCTAACTTTTATAGCCATTTTATTGTTTGAAAGGGGAAGTCATATTTTGACTTCAACTTGAATGATTGCTTATAAATGGTTTGTAAAACCTTTTATAAAGGTAtcttaaaaagtttatgattaataTGGTTTGAAAAGGTGCTTTGATATCTATATATTGAATGCTTGAATTGTGAATTAGTTTATGAAATGGATTTTGAATTGGTTTGGGAAACTCATtttgatatatgaaatgattttgcTTGTGGATTACTGGAGATTGAGTTGATGGTTTATGCTCAGTGTCTTTGTGACCTATTGAGGGGTGTGTGGGTATGTGCATATTAATCTAGGATATCCCTGCAAACCGAGCCACCAACTAATAATAAGTGGAAACCTAACCAAGAGGGGGAATTCTGGTCACCTTCTCATTAGGCATTATGCCGTGACCATAGTTCGATGGATGGACCATCGTCGTATGGTTTCATATGAGATGGATCAATGGGATAAACCATTAATATGTGGCatgagattaatcaatagaaTGGATCATTAACAtgtaattttttatgagattgactaaTGGGCTAGACTATTGGTGTTTGCTTGttattatcttgaatatttCTACTTTGAATATATTAtgttaaagtaagaaatattatattttggtcttGAAGGTTTGTTAAATCTTTAGATTTGGCGAAAATGagttatatttgtattttaaatatgtatAGTGATTGCTTGATTCGCTTGAAAAAACGTTTACTCATTGGGCCATGGTAGCTCATTAATTTCTTCTTATCATATTTTTCAGGTGCCTCAATTAGTGACCGATAGAACACGAGCAATATTGCAGGAATTATTCAGAGTCGGATATTTGGGGTATACTTTGAGGCTGCATCTTTTGAAGAAAGGATCGCCGTGTCACTCCCTCATCCCTATaggatttggggtgtgacatatTTAGTCTCTTGCTTGTAATATCAAGAATGTTATTGCGAGTTAGTTTCCACTTGATCTTCTACAAGTAATATCGGAGTGATGCCACACAACTCAACATATAATTGATGCTTGTGCTTTAGCATCAGCTCAATTGGCATCAATTGGCTTGTAGATAGtcatccccaaagagtttgtgaCGAAACGAAGTTTAACTTAcctataaaagagaaaatagataACTTCATCTCTTATCTCTaacaaagaaaatttattttattgtttataaACTTTTGTTTACCTATCTTACCAACTCTTATATAAAATTagcaatcttttttatttacttgGTTTAGagaaattttcttcaattaaattatcaactaattttgCATTACAAACTTCCATACAACTAGTTAACCGAGTATCATATGTTCTTTCTTAACTTACTTACTTTTCTACTTAGGCCTTGTTtgataaaaaatgtttttgttccttggaacaaaaaattttgttcttttattccggaaaacaaaaaaaagaacataaacgtatttggtaaaacttttattcctgggaaaaatccatttttttgtttccggaaacaaatttggaacataaataagaagtagaaaaaagttactttttattctcgggaacaattccaagaaactatttttctctctctccttttttcttctcttttcttctttttccttttttcctttggccAGCCATGGTCTacgccgacgaccggccaaacgagggccggcgaccttgccAGAGGGTCGTCGGCCCCTAGAGATGCCACGCCACAGCAAGGCTGGGCCTCACCAGCCGGCGTAAGGTTGGCCTCGCGCTCACCCAACCTAGGCAAGGCTGAGTCTCACTAGTGATCAAGTGAGGCTCCAGCGAGCTCGCTGGCTCTTGCCGAACCTCGGCCAGCCGACCGCCGACCGCTAGCAATCGAccacaaagaggaagaaggagagaaaagaaaaaagaaagaagaaaaaaaggaaaatataataaaaatattaaaaaaaactaaaaaaaaaaaattatacggttttaccaaacacatttcttttccgagaatagaaattttatgcagtTATCAAGCATGTTCTTatactcaaaaattattcctgggaatagaaacaaaaaaaaaaactaattctgttcaaaaattattccccagaacagaaatattaccaaacgcatccttaGTTTACTACTTTTATATGAACTTCTTGGaaataatctaattttttttagaaattatcaaTCAAGTAATTATCAGCTTTTCTGTCATCAAGTTCTCAACTAATCACCTCTTTTTTGAGTTACACACCAACgtttatttttttcccattaaattaccaacttttctcaTATCTAacacaaaaagtaaaaactgcTCTTATATTTTAGCAACTTTTATTACATTTCTTAAGGATACtttatttttagagaaaatgaccCCTAAACTTTAACTCAACGTGTAATGTGATtcattaacttttaatttatttaatatggtccCTAAGCTTTTACTTAATCTGTATTGttgtttctgaatttttaaattattcaatgtgATATATGAACTTTgggtacatgtttaatttaatcgttgaactacatgaaaatgttcaatgttgttcctaaatttgaattaataaaaggaaaatattgaacattttcacataattcagaactaaattgaatatatagcAAAAGTTTGGAGATCAcactaaacaaattaaaagttcataaaccacATTATACATTAGAGTAAAGTTAAGggatcaaattgaataaattaaaagttcaaggaatacAAAATACGTTGGgccaaatttcataaattacaTATGTCATCATCCCAAACTTATTATACTAAAGGTTTGACCGAAAACTCAATAGCTTACTTTTTCACTAAATATATGAAGAATAATGGGCCCTTTTATTGACTCAGGGAGAAAGACACTGCTCTCCCAAacgttattttcatttttgaaatttaaagaaaaagttatccaatttcaaacagttttaaatatttgaagtggtggattctaaattctaataacaaaaaaatatttgagattgTTCCCAACATCTTAATAATATTCTGTCTTAAAAAATCTCCTTTGagcatataaagaaaaattatgaattagAGAAGAGGATTAGAGATCAACGCATGAAGTGTACAGCCACGTAATGCATCAGTGAAATAATGTCCACCAACATTCATCTGGGTGTCTCGCATTTTAGATTCAGAGCACACAAATCATCTAACCAAGCATCGTAATACTGCATCACGCCACATTACAACGATATCCGATCCTATAAGATTGTTCATGAGTTACTCTAGGCTTATCAATGCTCCTGGATTGGATCAGTCACAAGTTTGGCGCGGACAAGATTGAAAAGCATTGACAGGGTAGCTACAGATCGAAACTGTGGCTGTTGTAATGGAATACCGGGTGAAGCGCTCCCCTCCTCAAGTTCTGTGACCTGCACTGCTTGGCAACGCTCGACTGAAGAGTTGCTGGACCGCACACTATCACGCCAATATCGACTTTGCCCCAGCGCTCAGACACGGATGTGAAGATTTCTGTGCAAGGATGGGAATGGGGATCATATTGTTCCAGCATAAGCATCAATAAGGGCTGAGTTCTTTAAGTACTACCGAGAGTGAGATCATTTCCATCTAAAACAAGTACATCGTCTCCCGAATGACATGGCAAATTGTACCTTCAAAGTTTGGTCTGGCGCCGTAATGTGTAGTCCTTGCAACAGGGCGATCTTTTGGGACTACGCCTTCCTGCATTGTCTTGAAATGTTCACTCTGCTGCGACCCATCATCCTTCTCACGATCATCGGCTTCCTCTGCAACAACTGCTCTTTTTTCCCAGCGATGCCATAAATAGATGACAGGGCCTCCAAATATGATTGCACTGCCGATCATGCATCCTACAAGCAAGAGGCCTTTGTACCACCATGTGGCTATGTTCAAAGGGTTTATGTAGAAGATGTCCAGCAGGGCCATCAATACAGCAAAGCCAACCGCAGATGAGATGACATGAGCTCCGGACCATATACGGTTTCCCGTACCAACTAGAACGGACATGCCACTTCCCCTTAGTAAAGGAGACACGGAAGTGCTAATGTCCTCGCCAATGTTCCCTTCTTCCTGCATCATAACCACACTTAGCTCTCCAGTTCATGGATTTAAGGCAAATTGTATGTCAAAGACACAAGTCAGCTTTACCAGTGGAGGATGCGATTCCCTGGTGACATAGACACGAACTTCGAGGTCCAGCTTATCGGAAAAGTTAGGGCAGATCGACTCCATATTTAGAGTGGATAGCAGACGAAGCTCATTGGATTTTCTTATGGCCCAAATCAACAGGACATTCTTTGGTAAGCATGGTTTCCCTTGATTTGTAAGATGGAGTATGTCACTCAAGACAGCCAGAAAGGGGGATATCCCACTGCCTCCAGCTACCAGAATGAGATTCTCATATCTACCAGAGCAAATAATTCAAGTATGAATCCGCTAAAAAGAGGGGAGACAATAGTCACAAAGAGATGGAACTTACGATCCTGATGgtaaaaaccaaatcaaatggAAACAATCTTAAAATACTTCCTAATCTAGAAGCACTGATTATTTTCATGAAGGTCAGAATAGGTTCTTTCAAATGAAAAGGGTCCAACTTTGCCTAGTTTTACTCATCGCTGATGGTTTAATGCGTTATTGTATTCTCGCCCTTAATCACGAAAGATGTACTAGTAGATCATAAGACATACGTCAGATGGTAAGGGATTTCATGCCCGTAAGGCCCTTCAACAGAAGCTGTTATCTTGGACCGAGATTGACTGCGGAGTCCATATTCTCCTTCTGTGCCGGACATATGCAATACCTTGCCCTTCAAGTTGGAGGTCCACTCCCCTAGGACCTTTATGAGGACAGAGATGTGTTTACTTCCAGCCAAAGGACTAGAAGAAACACTAAAAGGATGCCACTGAAGCCATGACAATTCCCGAATCTGAAGGAAGATGAAACTCAGGGCAGTGTACCGCAGATCTGCATCACCAAGAGAATACAGACTCAAATAGTAGAACATTCTCCAATAGGGTACAGGGAACTAATTAACGATCCGCcgatgaagaaaatgagaattatTAGTACTTGCTGGCTTTGAGAAGACCAATTCTACACTTCCGCCAGGGAGGCAGGTCGCGGATATAACATCCACAGTCCTTCGCGATTGGCAGAATCTGAGAAACCGGTCGATCACGTAGAGGAAAATCCCTCCTGCAGCTATACTGAAGATAAAATCTCCGACATGCAGAGCCAGAAAGATGACGAAGACAGCATAGAGCTGGTGTGTATAGTAGAACAACTCAAAGTTTTTCTTCCTCACCAGAGGCAACGTAGTCACCCACATCAGTAGACCAGCCAACAGGCTGATAACCCCGGGTAGAACGGCAATACCTTCATCTGCCCACTGCAGTATCTGGAGAAGACATTCTGAGTCATGGACTAAGAACTTCAGCATAATCAAGTCCGATTATATTTGATTACggaaatttttaatggaaattacGACAGATACCGATCACATATTAAGATACATCTTATAAGAGAGCCATAAATTTGTGCGTGCATTCTCATGTCGTGTTCTGTCTTGACTAGCACTTACGATGCTCAGATCCTTAAACAGGAAACGAAAAGAATGACAAAGATAAAGCCAattggagagaggaaaagacaATCATTTAAGCAAAAGCATATCGCCAGGGCTCACTTCATCTAGCAGTTGACCTTCCATCGCCCATGCAACTACGAAGCATAGCCCATGGAGAGTGAAGAGGGACATTGTCAGATGTCCAAGCCAGATATGATACCGGGTTGCTTGCTCAAAGGGGACATCTATGATACTAAGAAGAACAGATCCCCTAGAAATTGGGAGGAAGAGAAACGCCAAGCAGTATAACCCGATGGAACCAAAGCGAAGTCCAGTGAGTATAAGCATCAAAATCCTGCAAAGAACAATAAAGTACCCAGTGGAACGGCCTTGTTTACTAAGAATCAAGAAGACGCATACCACAATAACACTTGAGGTTTTTTACACGTAATTTCACTATGATTTTAAGCTAGAACAAGGAATACCATTTCCCTTCGGAAGATAATGAGAGCTCCGATAACACGTTGAGATTCTGCATGGTGTAAGCATATAAAGCCCAAATAGTGAACACAGCAAAGAGGCAAATCCCAATAAACTCAGCTGCTGAGACAACTCCGAACGGTCCACCAACCAGGATGGGAAATGTCCGCAATCGAATCCTTGGGTATCTGCTAGTCGTCTTCCTGAGATCTCATGTTCAATGGTGATGTATGAGGAAGTGAATTTGTTCAGTGAAAAATGCGGGGACAAAAAAGGGACACTGGCTAGAGGTTTAACATACAACTGGAGCTCTTTCTTCCCATCAACCATAAGACTTGCTATGGCAAGAAAGGTGATGATGAGAATCGGACCGCTACACAACAAGAAGTAGCTCCCTGCTGGGTGTTTCAAGCACCATTAATGTGACAATCGTTGCTAGCAGGCTGAGTTCAGGATCGAGGAGTGATCAAAATAGCCGAACCTGTAGTTCCGTACAAGCTTCCGGTGGTTGCGCTGGTCCAACTCTCCAGGAACTCAGTCCCGGCATctgaggggaaaagaaagaaaaccacgACCCAGAAACCGAGGATGAGCCACATGGCGATGCCGAAAACCCATTTGACAAGCACAGTGGCGAAGGCGGAGCGAGGCAGATTCTCGTTCTGTGCATCGGTAAGGTTCTGCAGCAGAGGCTCACCAGCAGAGTGGTCATCGGCCATGGAAAGTTGATGCGGCGATGGAGGGTATTCACAGCGGATTCCAGGACACCTCCAGATTATCTGGAACTGTACAACATCAAGGAATTAGGCCTTGCATTGCAGATATCAATCAAGAGGACTAATAGAATTCAAGCCACTCACGTCACAATCCTAGTACTCCCTCTCAGCACCTCCCCTGCCATCGCACTCGGTATGTCGTCATTACACAGCTAGAACTCTTTACACATGGAGAGTCCATACCGATTGCTTCTCGCGATATGAAGATCATGTCTTTGCCTCTTTCTTGTGTCCGATCAAACGCTACAAACCAAGCCCACATAAAAATGGGACCCGGGCATGTTCTGCCATTGCAGGTTATCCAGAAGAGAAAAGTACTCTTGACAAGTGAAGTCAGGGTGGTCCCCTGTTTTTGTGCACGGATAGCGATTTTCTTATCGTCCTTGTTCGTGACGGTCGCCGTCACTGAGTCCATTCATGGCCACACGCAGTTACTCCTGTGCCGGCCCACAATTACTGATCGACAAAGATGACCGCCGTCATCACCTGGAGAGCAGGAGGAGTGGTTCCCGGTTTTATTGTCCTCCCCATAACcttggaaagaaacaaaagtttCCAATCGCTCTTCTCCACGTGTTTTGTGTACTCAGCTACTTCGATAGTCGAAACGTCGCCATAGTCCTCCCCACATTAgcagctcttcatcatccttctTCCCGAGCGAAGAGCCTAGGAGACAGACCGGACCGGACCACCGTCCTGATCGGTCACGCGAATTACTTAATGAATCTTAATCAGCTCCTGTCATAGTGGAAGAACTGATAATGACTATTCATACGGAAATGAATGGTTATCTTAATTCATTAATAATTGGACAGGTAAGGAAATTTCTCATTGAGTTACTTGGttacataaaaaatgaataaacttcaattccaagaaattatatatttacTAAAACATTTACCGAAGAAACGGAAGTCTTATTGAAAGAAGCTATCCAAGAACATAAAGAACGTTTCTAGACTTGTTTATTGAATCCACGGCTTGTTCCTGTTGCTGAATCTTGTTAATGAAATGAAAacgaacaagaagaagaaaggcccaaaaaattaaatcaatctCAATCAGCTCCTCTCATAATAAAAGAACATAGAATGACTATTCATAGGAAAATGAATGGTTATCTTTTGTTCCCATTGCTGAATCTttttaatgaaatgaaaaggaacaagaagaagaagacccaaaaaattaaatcaatccCAATTGGCTCCtctcataataaaaaaacagataATGACTATTTATACGAAAATGAATGGTTATCTTTTATTCCTGTTGCTGAATCTtattaatgaaatgaaaacgaacaagaagaagaagacccaaaaaatcaaatcaatcccAATCAATTCCTctcataataataaataaataaataaataaagataatgactatttatatgaaaatgaatGGTTATCTTAATTCATTAGAAATTGgacaaataagaaaatttctCATTGAGTTACATACttatataaaaatgaataaacctaaatttcaaggaattatatattttattagaaACATTTATTGAAGAAGCAAAAGCCCTATTGAGAAGCTGGAACGGTTTCTAGACCTATTTACTAAATCCGATTGTTGCTGATTCTTGTCAGTGAAATGAAatacgaagaagaagaagaagaagaagaagaagaccccaaaaaattgaaaagactgAACCGAGTCTCAAAGGTCACGCCCGGTGGGACTCGAACCCACAATCGTCTGATTAGAAGTCAGACGCCTTATCCATTAGGCCACGGGCGCTTCACGGTGTGAAAggtctctctctatatatattatCTATCCCCACAAAAACTTCCCTAGCCTGGATGAGCGAAATGGCAATGAGGATGTCCCGCGCAGACAGCATGCAAAGGTCCCGTGAATAAACGCCATATAATTTTTCGCGGGCCATaatgtcaaaatattttttggagtTCGAAGATACAATTTTAGATACCCAGGGCCCAAATCTAGCCTATGCTTCATGACTTTTTCTTGAAGACCTGATAAATGATACTTTGCATAGAAAGACCATCATACCAAGTATGCTCTTCCTCCGCGC
Above is a window of Eucalyptus grandis isolate ANBG69807.140 chromosome 9, ASM1654582v1, whole genome shotgun sequence DNA encoding:
- the LOC104418731 gene encoding ferric reduction oxidase 7, chloroplastic isoform X1, with translation MADDHSAGEPLLQNLTDAQNENLPRSAFATVLVKWVFGIAMWLILGFWVVVFFLFPSDAGTEFLESWTSATTGSLYGTTGSYFLLCSGPILIITFLAIASLMVDGKKELQLKTTSRYPRIRLRTFPILVGGPFGVVSAAEFIGICLFAVFTIWALYAYTMQNLNVLSELSLSSEGKWILMLILTGLRFGSIGLYCLAFLFLPISRGSVLLSIIDVPFEQATRYHIWLGHLTMSLFTLHGLCFVVAWAMEGQLLDEILQWADEGIAVLPGVISLLAGLLMWVTTLPLVRKKNFELFYYTHQLYAVFVIFLALHVGDFIFSIAAGGIFLYVIDRFLRFCQSRRTVDVISATCLPGGSVELVFSKPANLRYTALSFIFLQIRELSWLQWHPFSVSSSPLAGSKHISVLIKVLGEWTSNLKGKVLHMSGTEGEYGLRSQSRSKITASVEGPYGHEIPYHLTYENLILVAGGSGISPFLAVLSDILHLTNQGKPCLPKNVLLIWAIRKSNELRLLSTLNMESICPNFSDKLDLEVRVYVTRESHPPLEEGNIGEDISTSVSPLLRGSGMSVLVGTGNRIWSGAHVISSAVGFAVLMALLDIFYINPLNIATWWYKGLLLVGCMIGSAIIFGGPVIYLWHRWEKRAVVAEEADDREKDDGSQQSEHFKTMQEGVVPKDRPVARTTHYGARPNFEEIFTSVSERWGKVDIGVIVCGPATLQSSVAKQCRSQNLRRGALHPVFHYNSHSFDL
- the LOC104418730 gene encoding ferric reduction oxidase 7, chloroplastic, giving the protein MADDHSAGEPLLQNLTDAENGNPPHSVFATAFIKWVLGVAMWLVLGFWVAVFFLFPSDAGTQFVESWTRATMGNVFGVTGSFLLLCSAPILVIAFLAIASLMVDGKKELQLKTTSKYPRIRLRTFPILVDGPFGVVSAAEFIGICLFVVFAIWALYAYTMQNLNVLSQVSLSSEGKWNLMLILTGLRFGSIGIYFLAFLFLPISRGSVLLSIIDIPFEQATRYHVWLGHLTMSFFTLHGLCFVIAWAMEGQLLDEILQWADEGIAVLPGVISLLAGLLMWVTTLPLVRKKKFELFFYTHQLYAVFVIFLALHVGDFIFSITAGGIFLFVIDRFLRFCQSRRTVDVISVTCLPGGSVELVFSKPANLRYTALSFIFLQIRELSWLQWHPFSVSSSPLAGRKHISVLIKVLGEWTSNLKSKVLHMPGTEGENGLRSQSRSRITVSIEGPYGHEIPYHLTYENLILVAGGSGISPFLAVLSDILHLTNQGKPCLPKNVLLIWAIRRSNELHLLSTLDTESICPNFSDKLDLEVHVYVTRESHPPLEEGNMDKGISTSVSPLLRGSGMSVLVGPGNRTWSGAYVISSVVGFAVLMALLDIFYINPLNIATWWYKGLLLVGCMIGSAIIFGGPVIYLWHRWEKRAVAAEEDEDGKKDDRSQQSEHFKTMQDDVGPKDHAVSGTTHYGARPNFEEIFTSMSERWGKVDIGVIVCGPATLQSSVAKQCRSQNLRRGALHPVFHYNSHSFDL
- the LOC104418731 gene encoding ferric reduction oxidase 7, chloroplastic isoform X2 produces the protein MADDHSADAGTEFLESWTSATTGSLYGTTGSYFLLCSGPILIITFLAIASLMVDGKKELQLKTTSRYPRIRLRTFPILVGGPFGVVSAAEFIGICLFAVFTIWALYAYTMQNLNVLSELSLSSEGKWILMLILTGLRFGSIGLYCLAFLFLPISRGSVLLSIIDVPFEQATRYHIWLGHLTMSLFTLHGLCFVVAWAMEGQLLDEILQWADEGIAVLPGVISLLAGLLMWVTTLPLVRKKNFELFYYTHQLYAVFVIFLALHVGDFIFSIAAGGIFLYVIDRFLRFCQSRRTVDVISATCLPGGSVELVFSKPANLRYTALSFIFLQIRELSWLQWHPFSVSSSPLAGSKHISVLIKVLGEWTSNLKGKVLHMSGTEGEYGLRSQSRSKITASVEGPYGHEIPYHLTYENLILVAGGSGISPFLAVLSDILHLTNQGKPCLPKNVLLIWAIRKSNELRLLSTLNMESICPNFSDKLDLEVRVYVTRESHPPLEEGNIGEDISTSVSPLLRGSGMSVLVGTGNRIWSGAHVISSAVGFAVLMALLDIFYINPLNIATWWYKGLLLVGCMIGSAIIFGGPVIYLWHRWEKRAVVAEEADDREKDDGSQQSEHFKTMQEGVVPKDRPVARTTHYGARPNFEEIFTSVSERWGKVDIGVIVCGPATLQSSVAKQCRSQNLRRGALHPVFHYNSHSFDL